A window of the Spirochaetae bacterium HGW-Spirochaetae-1 genome harbors these coding sequences:
- a CDS encoding toxin-antitoxin system, antitoxin component: MPQISLYIDKDTLSKIEKAAAKEKISISKWVGKNIKKVITEDYPQGYFDLFGSISDESFDIKHLSF, encoded by the coding sequence ATGCCGCAAATATCGTTATACATAGACAAAGACACTTTAAGCAAGATAGAAAAAGCCGCGGCCAAAGAAAAAATATCAATTTCAAAATGGGTGGGCAAGAATATCAAAAAAGTAATAACCGAAGATTATCCTCAGGGATACTTTGATTTATTCGGTTCCATATCAGATGAATCATTTGATATTAAACATTTATCATTTTAA
- a CDS encoding lysozyme — protein MKKFCLIILLSSITAIGIYKALDSGIIWFVYPSEEKYPLRGIDISNHQGKIDWNKIPKDTVHFVYIKASEGGDFKDKSFALNLHAAKKRNFPVGAYHFFTLCKPGSEQAQNFIHTVPKDNDSLPPVLDLEYTGNCGNRPPLSNVQKEIKDFLSIVDAYYGKKTILYATYEFIDAYFGNEFSDRNIWIRDIYKNPNLFSGIPWTIWQYNCRGRVPGITGPVDLNVFNGNLNTFHEIMINTAPTGMPQHP, from the coding sequence ATGAAAAAATTCTGTTTAATAATTTTACTGTCATCAATAACCGCGATCGGCATATATAAGGCCCTTGATTCAGGAATCATATGGTTTGTATACCCCTCTGAAGAAAAATACCCCCTTCGGGGAATTGATATTTCCAATCACCAGGGGAAAATCGACTGGAACAAAATCCCCAAAGATACAGTGCACTTTGTCTATATCAAGGCCTCTGAAGGCGGCGATTTTAAAGATAAATCATTTGCGCTGAACTTGCACGCGGCAAAGAAGCGGAATTTTCCCGTCGGCGCTTATCATTTTTTCACCCTTTGTAAACCGGGATCGGAACAGGCGCAGAATTTTATACATACAGTGCCCAAAGACAATGATTCCCTGCCCCCGGTACTGGATCTGGAGTACACGGGTAATTGCGGGAACAGGCCTCCCCTGAGTAACGTGCAAAAAGAAATAAAGGATTTTCTAAGTATAGTTGATGCCTATTACGGGAAGAAAACAATTCTCTATGCAACATATGAATTTATTGATGCCTATTTCGGCAATGAATTCAGCGACCGTAACATATGGATTCGTGATATATATAAAAACCCGAACCTGTTCTCCGGCATCCCCTGGACGATCTGGCAGTATAACTGCCGGGGCCGTGTACCCGGTATAACAGGCCCCGTTGATTTAAATGTATTCAATGGTAATTTAAATACATTTCATGAGATAATGATAAACACTGCTCCTACCGGTATGCCACAACACCCTTGA
- a CDS encoding (Fe-S)-binding protein: MSHITTKSGYQTLVERLNKFPLGVVESETLYRILQTLVTEKEALMLSLLPIKPFNTEKAAQLWKCDISEARSILNDLCDKTMLVDIETSGEPEYVLPPPMAGFIEFSLMRLGNDRNQKRLAELYYQYMNVEEDFVKKLFTVGDTKLGRAFVNEQVIAGDDTLQVLDYERASEVINSAEHMAISTCYCRHKMMHAAKACDAPLDICMTFNSSAYSLVKHGSARAVDKSEMFSLLEKAYEHNLVQFGENQQNRVNFICNCCGCCCEAMQAQKRFAFLNSISTTNFIPAVVEEKCTGCGKCVEVCPVESLSLVSAGDPVNKKKKKAKLIERHCLGCGICVRSCSREALKLVERKVKVITPVDSVHKAVMMAIERGTLQHLIFDNQAMWNHRALAAIFGAILNLPPVKQILASEQVKSRYMAALLKRMNL; the protein is encoded by the coding sequence ATGTCACACATCACGACAAAATCGGGATATCAGACCCTTGTTGAACGGCTGAATAAGTTTCCCCTGGGAGTTGTGGAATCGGAGACCCTGTACCGAATATTACAGACACTGGTGACGGAGAAAGAAGCTCTGATGCTCTCCCTTCTTCCCATCAAACCCTTCAACACAGAAAAAGCAGCACAGTTATGGAAATGCGATATCAGCGAGGCACGGAGTATCCTGAATGATCTCTGCGATAAAACCATGCTGGTCGATATTGAAACCTCGGGTGAGCCCGAGTATGTCCTCCCTCCTCCCATGGCCGGATTCATAGAGTTTTCCCTGATGCGGCTGGGAAATGACCGCAATCAGAAACGGCTCGCCGAATTGTATTACCAGTATATGAACGTCGAAGAGGATTTCGTTAAAAAACTCTTCACCGTGGGAGACACGAAGCTTGGCCGCGCCTTTGTCAATGAACAGGTAATTGCCGGTGATGACACGCTGCAGGTCCTCGATTACGAGCGCGCCAGTGAAGTCATCAACAGCGCGGAGCATATGGCCATAAGCACCTGTTACTGCCGTCACAAAATGATGCATGCCGCAAAAGCCTGTGACGCACCTCTTGATATATGCATGACCTTTAATTCAAGCGCCTACTCCCTGGTCAAGCATGGTTCAGCCCGGGCCGTCGATAAAAGTGAAATGTTTTCCCTGCTGGAAAAAGCCTATGAACATAATCTTGTGCAGTTCGGTGAGAATCAGCAGAACAGGGTCAATTTTATATGTAATTGCTGCGGTTGCTGCTGTGAGGCCATGCAGGCGCAGAAACGCTTCGCTTTCCTGAATTCAATCAGTACCACTAATTTTATCCCCGCGGTTGTCGAAGAAAAATGTACGGGCTGCGGAAAGTGCGTTGAAGTATGCCCCGTTGAATCGCTCTCGCTGGTTTCGGCCGGAGATCCGGTGAACAAAAAAAAGAAAAAAGCGAAGCTCATAGAGAGGCATTGTCTCGGATGCGGTATCTGCGTACGATCATGCTCCCGCGAGGCCCTTAAGCTTGTCGAAAGAAAAGTAAAAGTCATTACTCCCGTGGATTCCGTTCATAAAGCGGTAATGATGGCCATTGAACGGGGAACACTGCAGCATCTGATTTTCGACAATCAGGCCATGTGGAACCACCGCGCCCTTGCGGCAATCTTCGGCGCTATCCTTAATCTGCCACCGGTAAAACAGATTCTCGCGTCTGAGCAGGTCAAATCCCGTTACATGGCTGCATTGCTGAAACGGATGAATCTTTAA
- a CDS encoding class I SAM-dependent methyltransferase, whose translation MFKELTEINSMPKAFEFYTAEDLWADEHTSKKMLEYHLNESIDVSSRNAAFIDRSVSWIAGRFGLDSASGVLDLGCGPGLYANRLAAMDISVTGVDFSKRSIDYAANRASDKNLKARYIHRNYLEFESDRRFDLIIMIMCDFCALSPDQRKTMLKKFRGLLKPGGKILLDVYSLNYFNRREESAAYEQNHMDNFWSPREYYCFINAFKYNDEKVTLDKYTIIESEKTRIVYNWLQYFTPQSLKREFEENGLLIEEIYSDVSGRDFDAGSSEFAVVAGA comes from the coding sequence GTGTTCAAAGAATTAACCGAAATAAACAGCATGCCCAAAGCTTTCGAGTTCTATACCGCCGAAGACCTCTGGGCCGATGAGCATACCTCAAAAAAGATGCTGGAGTATCATCTCAATGAATCAATTGACGTCTCTTCACGGAATGCCGCATTCATCGACCGGTCGGTTTCATGGATCGCCGGACGTTTCGGCCTGGATTCGGCGTCCGGGGTCCTGGACCTGGGCTGCGGCCCGGGACTCTACGCCAACCGCCTGGCCGCAATGGATATCAGCGTCACGGGCGTTGATTTTTCAAAGCGATCCATCGATTATGCCGCTAACAGGGCATCGGATAAAAATCTCAAGGCCCGGTATATTCACCGAAATTACCTGGAGTTCGAAAGCGACAGGCGCTTCGATCTCATCATCATGATCATGTGCGACTTCTGCGCCCTGAGCCCGGATCAGAGAAAAACCATGCTGAAGAAATTCCGGGGCCTGCTGAAGCCCGGCGGGAAGATCCTTCTCGATGTCTATTCCCTGAATTATTTCAACCGGCGGGAGGAATCGGCCGCTTATGAACAGAATCACATGGACAACTTCTGGTCTCCCCGTGAGTACTATTGTTTCATCAACGCCTTTAAATATAATGACGAAAAAGTAACCCTGGACAAATACACCATCATTGAAAGCGAAAAGACCCGGATCGTATACAACTGGCTGCAGTATTTTACGCCCCAATCTTTGAAAAGGGAATTTGAAGAAAACGGGCTCCTTATCGAAGAGATATACAGCGATGTGTCCGGCCGGGACTTCGATGCCGGGTCATCGGAATTTGCTGTTGTGGCTGGAGCGTAA